A portion of the Shewanella sp. SNU WT4 genome contains these proteins:
- a CDS encoding IS1634 family transposase, whose product MPTPAIAIRNLDHLGLVAALCQELGIARMIDAVLPKTPPYKVSHGEALVAMILNGLGFHSSTLHMFPQFFANKPVERLIGPGICADDLNDDVLGRCLDALFEADVSTLYQVMAEQVVERLELKSTAVHLDITSFHVDGAYDQTDGEKLGKLQLVRGYSRDHRPELNQVILELICENQAGLPIYMQALSGNSNDTKAFAQTVRRHLSSLKAAQESRYLVGDAALYCADTLQLLAQQQQLFVTRVPVTLNEAKRAVATIGTQSLVALGNGYHGCWQSANYADVAQRWLLVRSEQASHREQQTLAKNLLKDSTRELKAFNKLCAQRFACEADAQAELARFAASLNLLQLEAEVVSEPLYAGRGRPQKGEVPVSYQFHIKGLAASSLARVAEARNQTGVFILATNDHSETLTMVELLAIYKAQQNVERGFRFLKSPEFLTSSLYLKKPERIEALLMVMTSSLMIYAALEHRIRQGLVEQNRSVADMKKKPTQKPTARWIFLRFGGVHEYQLGEAPPQVTGLTVDQQIILDVLGERYRQIYS is encoded by the coding sequence ATGCCCACTCCCGCTATCGCTATTCGTAACCTCGACCACCTTGGTTTGGTGGCTGCACTTTGCCAAGAACTCGGCATTGCTCGCATGATTGATGCGGTGCTCCCCAAAACGCCGCCCTACAAAGTTTCACATGGTGAAGCGTTGGTGGCGATGATACTGAATGGTCTTGGCTTTCATAGTTCGACCTTGCACATGTTCCCGCAATTCTTTGCCAACAAGCCTGTAGAGCGTCTGATTGGCCCGGGGATCTGTGCCGATGACCTCAATGATGACGTGCTCGGCCGCTGCCTTGATGCCCTCTTTGAGGCCGATGTCAGCACGCTTTATCAGGTGATGGCGGAACAGGTCGTAGAGCGATTGGAGCTCAAAAGTACGGCAGTGCACCTCGATATCACCAGCTTCCACGTCGATGGCGCCTATGACCAAACCGATGGCGAAAAGCTCGGTAAGTTGCAATTGGTACGTGGCTATAGCCGCGACCATCGGCCCGAGCTGAACCAGGTTATCCTAGAACTTATCTGCGAAAATCAGGCCGGCCTGCCCATCTACATGCAGGCCTTGAGTGGTAATAGTAATGATACCAAGGCCTTTGCCCAGACCGTACGGCGCCACTTGAGCAGTCTCAAGGCCGCGCAGGAGAGTCGTTACCTGGTCGGCGATGCGGCGCTGTATTGCGCTGATACCTTGCAACTACTGGCTCAACAGCAACAGTTGTTCGTGACTCGAGTGCCTGTCACACTCAATGAGGCCAAGCGGGCCGTGGCAACCATTGGCACCCAGTCGCTGGTCGCGCTGGGCAATGGCTATCATGGCTGTTGGCAAAGCGCCAATTATGCCGACGTCGCGCAGCGTTGGTTGCTGGTGCGCAGCGAACAGGCTAGCCACCGTGAGCAGCAAACATTAGCCAAAAATCTACTTAAAGACAGCACGCGTGAGCTGAAAGCCTTCAACAAATTATGTGCCCAGCGTTTTGCCTGCGAGGCCGATGCGCAGGCTGAATTAGCCCGTTTTGCTGCCAGCTTAAATCTGCTGCAACTGGAAGCAGAGGTCGTGAGTGAACCTCTCTATGCTGGGCGCGGAAGGCCGCAAAAGGGTGAAGTGCCGGTGAGCTACCAATTTCACATCAAGGGGTTAGCCGCAAGTAGCTTGGCGCGGGTAGCAGAAGCGCGCAACCAGACAGGGGTGTTCATCCTCGCGACCAATGATCACAGTGAAACGCTCACCATGGTTGAGCTGTTGGCAATTTATAAAGCCCAGCAAAACGTCGAGCGTGGGTTTCGCTTTCTGAAAAGTCCCGAATTTTTAACCTCCTCGTTGTATCTTAAAAAACCGGAACGTATCGAAGCATTGCTGATGGTGATGACCAGTAGCCTGATGATTTATGCGGCGCTAGAGCACCGGATCCGGCAGGGTTTAGTAGAGCAGAATCGCAGTGTGGCGGACATGAAAAAGAAACCCACGCAAAAACCGACAGCGCGGTGGATTTTTTTACGCTTTGGCGGGGTACACGAATACCAGTTGGGAGAAGCGCCACCTCAAGTTACGGGACTCACGGTGGACCAACAGATCATTCTCGACGTGCTAGGCGAACGCTATCGACAAATTTATTCCTAA
- a CDS encoding DUF2947 domain-containing protein, translating to MTHTYIPLDEYPRKWIFNHHQLPVDEQDKAWIKPLSQKSAMQVWQQLISTKSVSPEFFHKEDWPMKPKTFKATDEWQSVWDSDDNSLPSMLAEFIEWPDDTLVYFCYEKYQVIETRWDVFARHWKNFLFFDDSPLLVSPSSKQAVMFEQNGNYKMGSRS from the coding sequence TTGACTCATACTTATATCCCTTTGGATGAATACCCGCGCAAATGGATTTTTAACCACCATCAGCTGCCTGTGGATGAACAGGATAAAGCTTGGATCAAACCTCTGAGTCAAAAAAGTGCCATGCAGGTATGGCAACAGTTGATTAGCACCAAAAGTGTTAGTCCTGAGTTTTTTCATAAAGAAGATTGGCCGATGAAGCCAAAAACCTTCAAGGCGACCGATGAATGGCAATCTGTGTGGGATAGCGATGACAATAGCTTGCCGAGCATGCTGGCCGAATTTATTGAATGGCCAGATGATACCTTAGTGTACTTCTGTTATGAAAAGTACCAAGTGATTGAAACTAGATGGGATGTATTCGCCCGTCACTGGAAAAACTTCCTATTTTTTGATGACAGTCCACTCTTGGTCTCGCCATCATCAAAACAAGCCGTCATGTTTGAACAAAACGGTAATTATAAGATGGGCAGCCGCAGCTAG
- the pseC gene encoding UDP-4-amino-4,6-dideoxy-N-acetyl-beta-L-altrosamine transaminase, with the protein MIPYGQQDINQADIDAVLAVLTSSHLTQGPQVPKFEAGLCQVTGANYAVAVNSATSALHIACLALGVNAGDTVWTSPITFVASANCALYCGAKIDFVDIDINSGNMCPVALANKLKWAEANGCLPKVIIPVHLAGHSCDMQAIAQLVQPLGISIIEDASHGIGGCYQEAMVGRCQYSDICIFSFHPVKIITSAEGGVATTMDERLAKKMMMARSHGITKEACDMLRTDEGDWYYEQHSLGLNYRMTELQAALGISQLSRLAEFVAKRNQLALQYQSLLAPLPLSPVLPLDGSISSYHLQIVRLDDSSIRCRVFDDMRALGIQVHVHYFPVHLQPYYLNLGFRAGQFPQAEQFYQHILTLPLFPGLTELEQTFIVDSLSHMLSQQELSKIKSCKSK; encoded by the coding sequence ATGATCCCCTATGGCCAGCAAGACATTAATCAGGCTGATATTGATGCTGTACTTGCGGTATTAACTTCATCCCACTTAACTCAAGGGCCGCAAGTCCCCAAATTTGAAGCGGGGTTATGTCAAGTTACTGGCGCTAATTATGCGGTGGCGGTAAATAGCGCCACCTCAGCGCTGCATATTGCCTGCTTAGCCTTAGGTGTTAACGCGGGCGATACAGTGTGGACCAGCCCTATTACTTTTGTGGCGTCGGCTAACTGCGCCTTATATTGCGGCGCCAAGATAGATTTTGTCGATATCGATATTAATAGCGGTAATATGTGCCCGGTGGCACTCGCTAACAAACTAAAATGGGCAGAAGCCAATGGCTGCCTGCCAAAAGTCATTATTCCTGTGCATTTAGCCGGTCACAGTTGCGACATGCAGGCCATTGCGCAATTAGTTCAGCCTTTGGGTATTAGCATTATTGAAGATGCGTCCCACGGCATAGGCGGCTGCTATCAAGAGGCTATGGTAGGGCGTTGCCAATACAGTGATATTTGTATTTTTAGTTTTCATCCGGTGAAAATAATTACCTCAGCTGAAGGCGGCGTGGCCACCACTATGGATGAGCGTTTAGCCAAAAAGATGATGATGGCGCGCAGTCATGGCATCACTAAAGAGGCCTGCGACATGCTAAGGACTGATGAAGGTGATTGGTATTATGAGCAGCATAGTCTTGGGCTTAATTACCGCATGACAGAATTGCAAGCCGCTTTAGGTATCAGTCAGTTATCTCGCTTAGCAGAATTTGTGGCTAAACGTAATCAACTGGCGCTGCAATATCAAAGCCTGTTAGCGCCGCTGCCGTTATCTCCCGTATTGCCACTTGATGGCAGCATTAGCAGTTATCATCTGCAAATTGTGCGTCTTGACGATAGTTCCATTCGCTGCCGGGTGTTTGATGACATGCGCGCCCTTGGCATTCAAGTGCATGTGCATTATTTCCCTGTGCATCTGCAACCTTATTATCTGAATTTAGGTTTCAGGGCTGGTCAATTTCCACAGGCAGAGCAATTTTATCAGCATATTTTAACCTTGCCTTTATTTCCTGGGTTAACAGAGCTTGAGCAAACATTCATTGTCGACTCTCTTAGCCATATGTTAAGTCAACAAGAATTATCCAAGATAAAGAGCTGCAAAAGTAAATAA
- a CDS encoding 6-hydroxymethylpterin diphosphokinase MptE-like protein, with protein sequence MTLANPLLQHFSINAFDEVYLTAVQRQQFEHQSAASQYANKYTRLMSTDTLFVILGTDSGLLANYLLTQGLASGSRYIFVEHTDILAVLTIDIEPELTDKLLIITPAQLADHLSQHQYSIYIAKNQFEFIQSLGCRESYFSDYLDLKSDCQQIIEHTFFQHAQHHKQSNFVVKQFINMADNGYPVARLRQLFLGKTAIVIGGGPSLDESIAWIAANQDKLIVIVVSRAVEQIHQAGIHIDIVVTVDPQDVSFLVSKAMFNLPSTSILIHSDHAVESLVGQWRYSHFYTGYQLPWQTEDNLATIGPTVTNTAIGLAVELGCTQVLLTGVDLCHSALGVSHASGSFHGSLGPKLDFIGEWVRTYSGQLAETTIQLFKAISSLEEQVATINKARVINLASSAAKVAGICHVTPENIVLSPIEDKAKQLAQVATTPNMLDKASLIAITQQLSAATIDLNAIQKHAQQALAICNHFQDSSHAKLDKIEHKLNKRYRTLMPFIKFYGYRYFNAFLTTSESSQWQMADIAARHRLYYQAIVTTSADLLELITLSQAKLFTRISEHNPNADLASLCQAWLSQKQPARYLIWLAKHPARAQQLTDGEQQLIADMNMHTQAAFSQDVGRNASGAPIALTLNRTPEKIQHLFKTGNAEGLYLVYQALDWYLEKDVRAKNLQARALAYYYELTQEYTNAFATLSALGDSRSEVEIKQLVMMALKSQQLHEAEKYLYQLLSFSDLYLPFLANVQKLAGNNQLALNTYLDYLDKYPEDIVTYIKLGNMLAELGEIQGAIDVFTHILTLMPEHPVALNALYELQNYQAQLASAQ encoded by the coding sequence ATGACTTTGGCCAATCCTTTATTACAGCACTTCAGTATTAATGCCTTCGATGAAGTCTATTTAACGGCCGTCCAACGTCAACAATTTGAGCACCAAAGCGCTGCCAGTCAATACGCCAATAAATATACGCGGCTAATGAGCACCGATACCCTCTTTGTTATTTTGGGCACAGATTCTGGCTTGCTGGCGAACTACTTATTAACCCAAGGTCTAGCAAGCGGCAGTCGCTATATTTTTGTCGAGCATACTGACATTTTAGCCGTGCTCACCATAGATATTGAGCCGGAGTTGACCGACAAACTGCTGATCATTACCCCAGCGCAATTAGCCGATCATTTGAGTCAACACCAATACAGCATCTACATCGCCAAAAATCAGTTCGAGTTCATACAATCCTTAGGTTGCAGGGAATCGTATTTCAGTGACTATCTCGATTTAAAAAGTGATTGCCAACAAATTATCGAGCACACATTTTTTCAGCATGCGCAGCATCATAAACAAAGTAACTTTGTGGTGAAGCAATTTATAAATATGGCTGACAATGGCTACCCAGTGGCAAGATTGCGCCAACTGTTTCTAGGTAAAACCGCCATAGTGATTGGCGGCGGTCCATCACTTGATGAGTCAATAGCTTGGATCGCTGCCAATCAAGATAAATTGATTGTGATTGTGGTGTCGCGCGCCGTCGAGCAAATACATCAAGCGGGAATTCATATCGACATAGTGGTGACGGTTGACCCGCAAGACGTCAGCTTTTTAGTCAGTAAAGCCATGTTTAATTTGCCTAGCACTAGCATACTCATTCATAGCGATCATGCGGTAGAGTCCCTAGTAGGTCAGTGGCGTTATAGTCATTTTTATACCGGTTACCAATTGCCGTGGCAAACCGAAGATAACTTAGCCACCATAGGCCCCACAGTTACCAACACAGCGATTGGGCTTGCCGTTGAGCTTGGTTGCACTCAAGTATTACTGACCGGCGTCGATTTATGCCACTCAGCCCTTGGGGTTAGCCATGCCTCGGGTAGTTTTCATGGCTCATTAGGGCCAAAGCTTGATTTTATTGGTGAATGGGTCAGAACCTACTCAGGGCAATTGGCTGAAACTACGATTCAATTATTTAAAGCGATTAGCTCGTTAGAAGAGCAAGTTGCTACCATAAACAAGGCTCGCGTCATTAATTTAGCGTCCAGCGCCGCAAAGGTGGCAGGTATTTGTCATGTAACGCCAGAAAACATAGTGCTTAGCCCGATTGAAGATAAAGCCAAGCAATTAGCGCAAGTTGCCACTACGCCAAACATGTTAGATAAAGCCTCATTAATCGCCATAACACAGCAACTTAGCGCCGCGACTATTGATCTTAACGCCATCCAGAAACATGCCCAACAAGCATTGGCTATTTGTAATCACTTTCAAGACTCAAGCCATGCCAAGCTCGACAAGATTGAACATAAACTTAATAAGCGCTATCGCACCTTAATGCCATTTATTAAGTTTTATGGCTATCGCTATTTCAATGCGTTTTTAACAACTAGCGAATCAAGCCAATGGCAAATGGCAGATATTGCAGCGCGTCATCGCCTTTATTATCAGGCCATAGTGACCACAAGCGCAGATTTACTTGAGTTAATAACGCTCTCCCAAGCAAAACTATTCACTCGGATTTCTGAGCACAACCCTAATGCTGACTTAGCCAGTCTTTGTCAGGCATGGTTAAGTCAAAAGCAACCAGCTCGCTACCTCATTTGGCTGGCTAAGCACCCTGCCCGCGCCCAGCAATTAACAGATGGCGAGCAGCAGTTAATCGCTGATATGAACATGCACACCCAAGCAGCCTTTAGCCAAGATGTCGGGCGAAATGCGTCTGGTGCGCCGATTGCGCTTACTCTTAATCGCACTCCTGAGAAAATCCAGCACCTCTTTAAAACCGGCAATGCGGAAGGTTTGTATTTAGTCTATCAAGCGCTTGATTGGTATTTAGAAAAAGATGTGCGCGCCAAAAACCTGCAGGCTCGCGCACTGGCCTATTATTATGAACTGACGCAAGAATACACTAATGCCTTTGCGACATTAAGCGCCTTAGGTGACTCGCGCAGTGAAGTGGAAATCAAGCAACTGGTCATGATGGCCTTAAAAAGTCAGCAACTGCATGAAGCCGAAAAATACTTGTATCAGCTCCTTAGTTTCAGCGATTTATATTTGCCATTTTTAGCTAATGTACAAAAGCTCGCGGGAAATAATCAGCTAGCGCTTAACACCTATCTCGATTATTTGGATAAATACCCTGAGGATATAGTCACCTATATCAAGCTTGGCAACATGCTGGCGGAATTGGGCGAAATTCAAGGCGCGATTGATGTCTTTACTCACATATTAACTTTAATGCCAGAGCATCCTGTCGCCTTAAATGCCCTTTATGAGCTGCAAAACTACCAAGCTCAATTGGCTAGCGCGCAATAA
- a CDS encoding CDP-glycerol glycerophosphotransferase family protein: MYAPTLSALMTSAETKYTYSIFDALDFIPAILAAFPDKHIIFRPHPDDLSIIKQGVQTLRTNAFRQLLALCETEPRCHLDANQSNYIETFAKAAVLITDTSAIAYSFALTTKQPVVFYSADQAQVKRLMPDVAYINDREKIGYCVDSVSDLIHALTQCFEVTDDIERVKFCEQVVYHRGTSMQYLLDNLDYLLSGKKHPDWWYWLDNC, from the coding sequence ATATACGCCCCGACCTTATCGGCGCTAATGACATCCGCTGAAACTAAATATACTTATTCAATTTTTGATGCCCTCGATTTTATCCCAGCAATTTTAGCGGCATTTCCCGATAAGCATATTATTTTCAGGCCACATCCCGATGATCTCTCGATAATCAAACAAGGCGTTCAGACTCTGCGGACAAATGCTTTTAGACAACTGCTGGCATTATGTGAAACCGAACCTAGATGCCATCTCGATGCTAATCAATCTAATTATATAGAAACCTTTGCTAAAGCTGCCGTATTAATCACAGATACATCAGCGATTGCTTATTCTTTTGCATTAACGACTAAGCAACCTGTGGTGTTTTATTCAGCGGATCAAGCGCAAGTAAAACGCTTAATGCCAGATGTTGCTTACATAAATGACAGAGAAAAAATTGGTTACTGCGTTGATTCAGTCAGTGATTTAATTCACGCGTTAACTCAGTGCTTTGAGGTAACCGATGATATTGAGCGGGTCAAGTTTTGTGAGCAAGTGGTTTATCACCGCGGAACTTCTATGCAATATCTTCTTGATAATCTTGATTACCTGTTATCTGGGAAGAAACATCCTGATTGGTGGTATTGGCTTGATAATTGCTAA
- a CDS encoding methyltransferase domain-containing protein, with product MKTEWDYSSLANAYLERPDYSPAAIDAMLAVSQVQTNDSVCDVGAGVAHLTLMLGAKQLQVTAVEPNDAMRANGIKRTESFSNIKWHEGTGENTGQASAQFSLVTFGSSFNVCDRPKALAETARLLTPGGWFACMWNHRDLKEPIQAEIESIITGIIPSYGYGTRREDQSQIIEASNLFGAVVHLDAKVVHQQSVEKCIEAWRSHATLERQAAAKFPVVIDAISKFLLGLKKESISIPYSTNIWMAQLK from the coding sequence ATGAAAACTGAATGGGATTATTCGAGTTTGGCTAATGCATATTTAGAGCGCCCTGATTATTCACCCGCCGCGATTGATGCCATGCTAGCCGTTAGCCAAGTACAAACCAATGATAGCGTTTGTGATGTGGGGGCTGGTGTCGCACATTTGACACTTATGTTGGGAGCCAAGCAGTTACAAGTGACAGCCGTCGAACCTAATGATGCCATGCGCGCGAACGGTATCAAGCGCACTGAATCATTCAGTAACATTAAGTGGCATGAAGGCACTGGCGAAAATACCGGCCAAGCTTCTGCCCAGTTTTCCTTGGTGACTTTTGGTAGCTCTTTTAACGTGTGTGACAGACCTAAGGCATTAGCTGAAACCGCCCGTTTATTGACGCCTGGTGGTTGGTTTGCCTGTATGTGGAATCATAGGGATTTAAAGGAGCCTATTCAGGCTGAAATAGAATCGATTATTACAGGCATTATTCCTTCATACGGCTATGGCACGCGCCGCGAAGATCAAAGCCAAATCATTGAAGCCAGTAACCTGTTCGGCGCCGTTGTGCACTTAGATGCCAAAGTCGTGCATCAACAATCCGTAGAGAAATGCATTGAAGCTTGGCGTTCCCATGCAACCTTAGAACGTCAAGCCGCGGCAAAATTCCCTGTGGTCATTGATGCCATTTCAAAATTCTTACTCGGGCTAAAGAAAGAATCTATCTCTATTCCCTATTCAACCAATATTTGGATGGCCCAACTTAAATAA
- a CDS encoding autotransporter outer membrane beta-barrel domain-containing protein, which produces MPARLLLLGMTAASLLAPAAWANGPQYSPFTFSVSSITTQEAYVGQDQLKRSAYQFGLSAKMPLSRQWSMGASIGYDSLGYRWQSLMRGAPLIANSVNSFNSINRYNLGLSLSYRMDEHWIFLLAPKVQFAAANTASTSEAMSYGVVTSAMYRFEDGNILGLGVAYLNDIDEVQTIPYIAVRWQLAENWQLANPFETGFSGPAGLEVSYQASSDWQFGVGSSRRTQRILLLDANKQTLQIDEWVGFVRAGWELSPKVNINAYLGYYFGGEMEVNVPAVKLDISNQAGGALAFEVKF; this is translated from the coding sequence ATGCCAGCGCGACTCTTGTTACTCGGTATGACAGCAGCAAGCCTGCTGGCTCCCGCCGCATGGGCCAATGGGCCACAGTATAGCCCGTTTACTTTTTCAGTCAGTAGCATTACCACTCAAGAAGCCTATGTCGGCCAAGATCAACTTAAACGCAGTGCTTATCAGTTTGGCTTAAGTGCGAAAATGCCTTTATCGCGTCAATGGTCAATGGGCGCCAGTATCGGCTACGACAGCTTAGGATACCGCTGGCAATCACTCATGCGCGGCGCGCCGCTCATTGCCAATAGCGTTAATAGTTTTAATAGCATTAATCGCTACAACTTAGGTTTATCGCTCAGTTACCGCATGGATGAGCATTGGATTTTTTTGCTGGCCCCTAAAGTGCAATTTGCCGCAGCCAATACTGCCAGTACGTCAGAGGCCATGAGTTATGGCGTCGTGACTTCGGCCATGTATCGCTTCGAGGATGGTAATATTTTGGGCCTAGGTGTGGCCTATTTAAATGATATTGATGAAGTGCAAACCATTCCTTATATCGCGGTGCGCTGGCAATTGGCTGAAAATTGGCAATTGGCGAACCCATTTGAAACCGGCTTTAGTGGTCCTGCGGGCCTTGAAGTGAGTTATCAAGCCAGCAGCGATTGGCAATTTGGCGTAGGGAGCTCGCGGCGAACACAACGTATTTTATTGCTAGACGCTAATAAGCAAACACTGCAAATTGATGAATGGGTTGGCTTTGTGCGCGCTGGTTGGGAGTTAAGCCCAAAAGTAAATATTAACGCTTATCTTGGTTATTACTTTGGCGGCGAAATGGAAGTTAATGTTCCGGCTGTCAAACTCGACATTAGCAATCAAGCGGGCGGCGCCTTGGCCTTTGAAGTGAAGTTTTAA
- a CDS encoding chalcone isomerase family protein, with amino-acid sequence MKSLLPFTLAASLLASPMVNAMEIAGIKLADQVQVQQSELQLNGAGVRSKFFMDLYVGSLYLSAPAHDLASVLTQPNVMINLDITSGLISSDKMKDAITEGFDLATANNTAPLQARINEFMGLFSEAITPGDQFSFLVQPGVGVSCSKNGTLLATIKGDDFSHALLAIWLGQAPAQKSLKQAMLGE; translated from the coding sequence ATGAAGTCCCTCCTACCCTTTACTTTAGCCGCCAGTTTACTGGCATCTCCTATGGTTAACGCTATGGAAATTGCTGGTATCAAGCTTGCTGATCAAGTGCAAGTACAGCAAAGCGAATTGCAACTCAATGGCGCCGGTGTGCGCAGTAAGTTTTTCATGGATTTGTACGTTGGCAGCTTGTATTTAAGCGCGCCGGCTCATGACCTTGCATCTGTGTTAACTCAGCCCAATGTAATGATTAATCTTGATATTACTTCAGGCTTAATCAGCTCAGACAAAATGAAAGATGCCATCACCGAAGGCTTTGACTTAGCCACCGCCAACAACACTGCGCCGCTGCAAGCGCGCATTAATGAGTTTATGGGGTTATTCAGTGAAGCTATCACTCCTGGCGACCAATTCAGTTTCTTAGTGCAACCAGGTGTTGGCGTTAGCTGCTCTAAAAATGGCACTTTGCTTGCCACGATTAAGGGCGATGATTTCAGCCACGCATTACTGGCTATTTGGTTAGGCCAAGCGCCCGCACAAAAGAGCCTCAAACAAGCTATGTTAGGCGAATAA
- the pseB gene encoding UDP-N-acetylglucosamine 4,6-dehydratase (inverting) produces MFNNKSILITGGTGSFGHMYTKMLLEKYSPKRLIIFSRDELKQFEMQQKFNAPCMRYFIGDVRDRDRLTQAFKGVDYVIHAAALKQVPAAEYNPMECIKTNINGAENVIQAAITNGVEKVIALSTDKAANPINLYGATKLASDKLFVAANNTVGDTRPRFAAVRYGNVVGSRGSVVPFFKQHIASGANYLPITHEDMTRFWITLQDGVDFVLKNFARMQGGEIFVPKIPSVRITDLAAAYGAGLEQRIVGIRPGEKMHEIMCPGDDSHHTIEFDDHYVITPSIKFFGKEINYRLNKLGERGRDVPMGFEYHSGNNSHFLTTAEILALDGGQ; encoded by the coding sequence ATGTTTAACAATAAATCAATTTTGATTACTGGTGGCACAGGCTCGTTCGGGCACATGTATACCAAAATGCTTCTGGAAAAGTATTCACCAAAACGGTTAATTATTTTTTCGCGCGATGAACTTAAGCAATTTGAAATGCAGCAAAAATTTAATGCGCCTTGTATGCGCTATTTTATTGGCGATGTGCGCGATCGCGATAGATTAACTCAAGCCTTTAAAGGAGTTGATTATGTGATCCATGCGGCGGCATTAAAGCAAGTGCCGGCGGCTGAATATAATCCAATGGAATGCATTAAAACCAATATTAACGGCGCGGAAAATGTGATTCAGGCGGCGATTACCAATGGTGTTGAAAAGGTGATTGCCTTATCGACGGATAAAGCGGCCAATCCCATTAATCTTTATGGGGCAACTAAATTAGCCTCAGATAAATTATTTGTGGCAGCCAATAATACCGTAGGTGATACTCGCCCTAGGTTTGCCGCCGTGCGTTATGGCAATGTGGTGGGTAGTCGTGGCAGCGTGGTGCCATTTTTTAAACAGCATATTGCCAGTGGCGCTAATTATTTACCTATTACCCATGAAGATATGACCCGCTTTTGGATAACCTTGCAAGATGGGGTGGATTTTGTATTAAAAAACTTTGCCAGAATGCAAGGCGGCGAAATATTTGTACCTAAAATTCCATCGGTGCGGATTACTGATCTAGCTGCCGCTTATGGCGCGGGTTTAGAGCAGCGAATCGTCGGTATTCGTCCTGGGGAGAAAATGCATGAAATTATGTGCCCAGGGGATGATTCTCACCATACCATAGAGTTTGACGATCATTATGTCATTACCCCAAGCATTAAGTTCTTTGGTAAAGAAATTAATTACCGCCTAAATAAGTTAGGTGAGCGAGGGCGCGATGTGCCTATGGGGTTTGAATATCATTCTGGTAATAACAGCCATTTTTTAACGACTGCTGAAATATTGGCACTGGATGGCGGCCAATGA